CACCGCGCTGATACCAGCACTGGTCAATAGCGGACTACCCTGTGACCGGTTCTGCTTTGAAGGATTTCTTCCTCAAAAAAAAGGACGTCAAAAACGGCTGGAACAATTGCAATCAGAAGAGCGAACCCTGGTCTTCTATGAGAGCCCGTATAGACTTGTCCGGGCGTTGGAAGAGTTTGTCCAGCATTTCGGAAAAGACCGGCTGGCAAGTTTATCCCGTGAATTGAGCAAGTTGCACGAAGAAAACAAACGCGGCACGCTCGAGGAGTTGCTCGCCTATTTTGGAAATAAAGTCGTTAAGGGAGAAATCGTGATCGTTGTCGCCGGTGCACGCTATCAGGCCGGTACTGCCCCTTCCGAGACGGAATCGGATTGACCGTTCTTCATCGGCGACTGATCTAATACCATGCATCGCCTCCTCATCCTGCTGTTGTCCGCGCTCCTGCATACAGGAA
This DNA window, taken from Bacteroidota bacterium, encodes the following:
- the rsmI gene encoding 16S rRNA (cytidine(1402)-2'-O)-methyltransferase encodes the protein MAKLVLVPTPIGNLEDITLRAIRVLTDVDLVLAEDTRTSGNLLKHLGLSKRLQSYHAHNEHRVVEELVKRIELGQSVALITDAGTPGISDPGFLLVRECLRQGVEVETLPGATALIPALVNSGLPCDRFCFEGFLPQKKGRQKRLEQLQSEERTLVFYESPYRLVRALEEFVQHFGKDRLASLSRELSKLHEENKRGTLEELLAYFGNKVVKGEIVIVVAGARYQAGTAPSETESD